From the genome of Diabrotica virgifera virgifera chromosome 8, PGI_DIABVI_V3a:
ttaacaatatcgcagtaacaatattgttgctagacacgtaagttgtcattgtataccgggtctaccaatcaaactgtgtttttttctcaaagtttgcagtACCCTGTGGAatctagaatttataaaatactgaaattaaaacctaactataccctcaggttttcttaacattttttaattcaatcgcttatgttggataataaaaaagttaggtactttaagaactagccatatttttcatcaagtgcgacaaactttaaggggtaattctgcatgaaaaagaaatgtcagtttgatttataaacgtatgtccgcaaatgcttcgtttccgagatacagggtgttgaaatttttcctacaaactgacgatttatttattgctccaaaaccggttgagatatgcaaataaaatttggtgggttttaagaggtacttattgcgcattttttggcatacaattaagaattttatattcactattggcgtgcatacgggtaatatgacccgtttTTGATGGTGGGGTGAGTGAGAAatgggggtggtgggttaaaattgcgTCGAGTCTAATTTTTTCATCACAtagaactaaaaaaaaaattcaaaaattgaaTTCCGGGAATGAGGTtacctttaatttatttatcacGTCCATAATGGACATccttgacgtcacaaaattgggaggagcttataattgactccaaacaattttgtttataatgttaaacactcaaaaggaatttttaatttattgtttacgtggtttgtgtgataaaataagacttttcatttaggtatttagttaaagaGACGTgccaattaagagatttttattcgttttttcccaggtgagttaatttaatgcaatgattagaATGTAAAgagttttgaggttatgtttattttcaaccactaaggaataaaaaccacctgagcaaaaacgaataaaaatctcttaattaacacgtttctttaacgaaatacctaaatgaagtCTTATTTCGCCACACACAacacataaatgaaaaattccttatgaccatttaacattacaaacaaaattgtttggagtaaatataagctcctcccaattttgtgacatttgtgacgtcagacttagacTGTCCATTGGAAAATTTGGAGCGCCACTGGCGATGCATGGGCCACTGAAAATTTACAACACAGTGCTAATACGTTTTCTTTTAGAATCTATTTTGTAgttgagttttctccaaaaaccAAAGTGCAGATCTTCCACACGAGTATTAAATTGACCTAAGAATAGTACTGGCGAAAAAATTATTAGGCTTTCTTAAAAAACGAGCTTATAGTTTTACTACCGCTAGCAGCTTTGGCCCTAGCTTTCTCTTTCGAAGACACCTTATTATCAGGTTTACTTAAATCTAAAATATTCGAAGTGCTAGACTTGATCTCCTCTTCAACTTTCACCTTCTTGGGCTCGTTGGTGCCTACCAAAGGAAGGCTTTTCCTCTTGAGATTCTGGCTCTGTTGACTTTCTTCTGGTAAATTCATATATCTTAGGAGTTTCTGGCTAAGGTCGTCCATCAGGTATTCTGACACGATTCCGTGGGCGTATCGCAAGTAGGCTTCGTTGTCTGTGGGCTCGCCTCTGGTAACTTTGACGTAAGTTGCTGAGATGGCGCCACCTGATACatttatatttttctgttttagaATCTCTGCTACTCGTTCTGTTTTCTTTTTGAGCCATATTAAGGTCTTTTCTTCATTATATTTGAAAGCGTTGAGTTCTTCATCACCCTAGAACAAAATAATTGATGGACAACTAGAAATGAGGACTAAgatttaactataaaatatgtagggtaggtgggggcaaaggtacgcacttACATTTTTCAGTAATAACTTCTTATATGTTGGCGACGACATCTTGTGGCATATGTTTGTACTACTCAGTAGCATTGGATGAGAAACTTGGCGCAATCAGGGCGAACACAACAACAAAAATTGTTTTTGTACCTtttgatctattttttttttaaaattgattgattCTAATTCTTAATCTTTTAAACTCAGATTATTATTGGATAGGCATGTTGAAAGTTTATTGTTAGAAGTCTTCTTCTACATGACAGTTTGAAGTTTATATGTGCATAGTTTCATATTGAGGTTGGATATATTATTGGTTGCCGGATGGGGCAAAAGTACTCACACAAATGGGGCAAATGTACGCACTGCGAACGTTGAAATGGGGCAAACGTTCgcagtgcgtacctttgcccctAGTGAGGTAGACTTGGCAAATGCATGTTTCAAGTCAATCTTCAAAGTGAATATCAAGTTGAGCTTGATATTCTATCAGCTAATTTTGTCTCAATTGCAAAATGTCTCAAATCCGCAAAAGTACGCACATGCGTACTTTTGCCCCATTGggtggggcaaaggtacgcatttACATTTGCCTAATATGATTACAAAATGTATCAATTTCACTTTCATCTATACTCTGTGCCAATTCAAGAATAAGGAGATTAACTAGagatgaaaatttagaaaatgcgtacctttgcccccacctaccctatagcccagtcgggatagcatttgaccttgcattaggagctgccccaaattttattttgtcaGTCTTTAGAgggagtcaatagtagtgtaaatttaaaatctcgactgaatttcaccgttgcgttagccgccatcttgattttaaacgagaaccgtttttgctcaatatctccgccattttcgacttttcgataaaaagtgtagatactgaaattgttgaaactacgattttctataatttcgtttattataattttattcgtgaggtcgatattttccgagttatggggggaaatactgacagttagagcataattactgaattattgaattatctcgtttattattagttttacaacaaacaTGTACAgttaaggtagacttccgcaccaagcgaccgagacaggagaccgcgacaggcgacagataggcgaggtctccccacgactgctctcaatgcaattatatcagggtagttctgcagcccgcgaccgagaccagcgaccaactatcgtctatcgcgacctatctgtcgcctgtcgcggtctcctgtctcggtcgcttggtgcggaagtctacctttacGGTCACTAAAtagtttacactttaatttttatattgtaatactgtaaaattgcagtgtcgtacggatttgataaatgtcaaagtcaaaaaatctcaaaaaggcaatgcttgtcaaaaatttcgtgagtgttgaaaaataaaataagaaactaaaccatattaagaccataatccattttattcaaaaaaacttctttctatattttccattttgataaattttgtaaaatttatttttattattttgattttttaaatttaatcaacctattctaggtacaccactggcaacgtcactttgacgcaagtggtgcgtttaaacgaggtaaaaatttaaaaaatcggctcctagataagccagcctgtaaactattcactGGCCGTAActgtacctatacaaaaacgaagagaattaaattttgtacaattttgatctccttaatttttttgataaaatcaatattcaaggtagtacgtatgcggtaaaggtgcgagggtaagacctgattgattttatagcaatggtttttgttcaatatctccgccattttcaacttttcgacaaaaagagTAAGGACTGAAAtagttgcaattacgatttactacaattttttgagaaaaccagtggcgggtctacgatGGGGGGAATGGGGAAATTCTCCcgaacagggtccaaaatttaaaaaaattgttgaaatataaaaatatatattagctgacatgaaacttaaaatatcgacagacaaattcaaccaataaaacccccTAGTTAATAAAAtgaagtgaacttaatgcataatattataagatattatttatgtcttttatgtactttagtttggttggtgtttcattggaagtttcaaaaattgtataaaatattattctctttatttttgtttatgtacaattatgtcgtaaagttaataataaatgagacaattcaataattatgcttcccctccgcttccactattttcccccttaactcggaaaatattgatcggataaaaatattgtgcaatagaATATGTAGGAAAtggcatttacaaaaattttattttctaccatttttgtcaaaaagttgaaaatggcggagatattaagcaataacggttctcctttaaaatcaatatggcggctaatgcaaccgcggaattcagtcgcgattttaaatttacactactattgatcttcCCTAAtggatataattaaaaaatttgggGCAGATCGGAAAtaagattcaattcaataattatgctcccccaccactttttactattttcccacttatctcggaaaatatcaacaaaattgttaaaaagaaattgtaggaaatcatatttggaacagttttagttgaaaatggcgtagatattgaacaaaaacaattgctataaaatcaatcaggtcttacgctcgctcaattaccgcatacgtactaccttaaatattaattttagcaaaaaaatgaaggaaatcaaaattgtgtagaatttaattctccctatttttgtataggtacatttttgtcgtaaaactaataatatacgagataatttaataattatgctccaactgtcatttatgtcaactattttccgccataactcggaaaatatcgaccgcacgaaaaaattgtaataatagaaattataaaaaataacattttcaacaattttggttggtataattttttttgaaaagttgaaaatggcggagatattgagcaaaaacggttctcgtttaaaattaagatggcggcaaacgcaacggcggaattcagtcgagattttaaatttacactactactgACCCCCTCTacagatcagaaaaataaaatttggggcaggtCCTAAtacaaggttaggcctgttattcgtctaacccgactggactagtATGTGCGTTTGTAAGAGATCATGGCATCATAGGTCAATCAAGTAAAAaataatagtacgttctttaacggtaaaacgttgcaaaacctctaaattttaaagaaccgcttggattgacatgaaatttggcatatacatagctaacaagtcaaagcaaaaaaagtgatattgtgccgatatgtgcttttgccctggggtggttttcaccccctcttgggcaTGATAAAATATTCGTCCAatgtaagtccggaaatggataaactgaccaattttaagtaacttttgttctatagagctttttcactaagtcaatacttttcgagttatttgccagtgaatatgttcattttttcaacaaaataaccacgcttttcgaaggtttttcgcaaacaactcaaatagtaagtattttgtcgaaaaaacattcttagcaaaaatatagcctgtaaaaaattaaaaaaggtgtatatatcacgtctctatacctagtagaagcagagttatagtcagtgctgtttttgtaacaatataggttccggtacgcaatgttctGGAGGGTCTGGGGAGTGTTCATAAGGGGGGTCCGCGCCGGGACTCataacaacttatttaaagtgtttaaaaaagctacatttttgttttataaaaaaaattactagcatcaaaagtaaacaagttacgctcaaaataaagttagtccctttttttttggtaaaaaatcgggaaaatcaccccctaattagtatctcaaatgaacttaatcgttacaacttcacaagtttcttgactcatgtatgtattgtttatatgatcggTAAATTTCAtaggttcaaagtccttatttttgaaagggctgtagttaaaaggggttgaaccagtcactgatcacgaatgtatgcaaatttagaaacaccaaatcttaatcaatttttgtctaacagaaaaacaaaaaaatacatgatatttagaaaagcaatgctgactttttttgtttttcgaaatttttggtatctctaacaatttttaagttattttgaaaaaaagcatatttttcaaaatttaaatttttaaatattttactttaaaaccaatttttttcaaaaatacgcactttgaatcgatgaaacttacagatcatataaacacaacataagtaaaatatttgtggagaggtaacgattaatttcatttaagttgctaattagggtgtggccttcccgatttttttttgcgaaaacaaaaaggaccaactttattttgagcgtaacttgcttaactttaatgctagaaaccttttataaaaacagaaataaagctttttttaaacactttaaaaaagttataatgggttttccccaaaaagtgcttaattttttggatatttcacgtcgaaatattctatttgaaatttggtgaatatgaatctatttttcattggctataactctggttctacgaggtccagagacctaacgcatacaccatttttttttacttttttagaggctatattttgctaagaacgtttttttcgacaaaatacttacctTTGTAAGTTATTTGCgcaaaaccgtctaaaaatgtggttattttgttgaaaaatgaacatattgactcgcaaataactcgcaaaagtgttgacttggcgaaaaagctctatagaacaaaagttacttaaaattagtgagtttatccatttccggacttattttggacatatattttttcacccccaatagggggtgaaagtcacccccagggcaaaagcacacatcggcacaatatcactttttttctttgacatgtaagctatgcgtatgccaaatttcatgtcaatccaagcggttctttaaaatttagagcaaaaaccgtgaaagtaTGTACTATAAGCCTTTTTTCGACATAACTGAGAATACGGGGTTTGACATTTAATATTACACAAACAAGTTCGAGTGTcaaataaatgtcaaattaaaaaCGGGATATTTAGAAGTACTctgaagaaaatatcaattttaaatgtatttCTTCACTTTTTCGTTATAGTTTAGTTGTCGGTGTTAACATTAATTAAGTGTACATCGAAAGCAATTAGACAGTGTTTATTATTAGTACTTGCCAGATTTTAACATTAGCTGGGTCTATTGAACTATTAATTTTGTGGTGTGTGTGTGTAACACAAAATGGAAATAGATGACGATAGAAATATATACTATCAGATCGGGGAAAGAAAGAAAGtcagtatgaaaatataaatataaataataaaaatcaaaacggcaataataaggtaaccgaaatatctattgaaaaaaattattattcaatcattacacaggccaacgatgaaaaaacttttttgataaaattacctCTATCTTATGTATTTTGGTGTGCTGAGTCCGAAAATCATATTAAAAATGCTGTATCACCCACCATTCTTTCAcaatttaacatttaaaattgcATAATTACCTTTGAAACCAAGATTACTACTAAGGAAAAAGAAGCTTGGATTGGATTCAAAAAAGTTGTAACTAAATTTTTAGGTAATGTAAAAGACCCTAACTACGAGCTTATAGTagctaatttattagataagttttttaagattttagatAAGATTTAAGATGTCAAATGAGCCTCAAAATCCATCTTTTGCATAACCATCTTGATCATTTCCCTGAAAATCTGGGTGCAGTCAGTGAAGAACGAGGCGAACGCTTCCACCAGGATATCAAGGTGATGGAGCAACCATACCAGGGATGTTGGAACACCAACGTGGTTACTGTTAGTCACTTCATCGGGAACAACAGAGTGCCTCGCTTAGGAAAAAAAGCTACTTGagaagttttacagaaaaaaaaagagaaagaaaatacaaaagcATTGACTCCTGAAATGCTTGTACTGACAGACCTATACTATGAGAAGATAAAAATTAGATAAAAGGTATTATTCTAATAATGTATCATTTTAATGTATTCcggtattttgtatttttcaaattattatattgtagaATAAGCCAGTGCCATATTGTGGGAAAACTGTGGGTGATACATAAAATCTAATTTCAGATTCTTTTTTAGCGCCAAAAAATACATAGGATTCACATAAATTtataagaaaagttatttaaatctTTTTTTCGTTGGCCTGTGATTCGCCAAAGTTGTCATAATTCGCCGCTACGGGCGCTGGTATAGTTTCGTGTATtcccaccatggtcacgcacggagcgaataaAGATGTCttaatggaaggacatagccagacgcAAAAACCCAtgcagggttatgatgccaaaagaagaagattaagTTGTATAATCCATACAATGAAACATGTGTTTTACTTATATTAAACACAGAAAAATTTAGTGGCATGACCACTAGTAAAATTGACCATGGTTAAAAGGGAGAAAAGATAGAGAGGAATCAAAAAAGGAAGGCGACAAAGAAAAGAAATAGGTAACAGAAATAGAATTGcaagaaaaataaatacataaaatagTACAGAAGTTAATGAAGCAAAATAAAAGGGTTTAGTAATACTGGCAAATATAGAATCACTACAAAATGTAATCAATGAAGTCAGTATTGGACTTACCTTTTTATCTGCAATCAAATTTAAGTATTTGAGTCCACTTGACTTCAGTAGCCTCTCAGTCTCAGGAAATTCTTCATCTCTCAGCAGCTGATCCAAAGGTTTAGCTTGGACAGTACAATACCTTTTAAGATATGGAAGAACtggaaaaaaataatacaaaatattcacattTTTCAAGTTTTCAGTTCATATTATGTCAAATAAAATTCACACCTCATTACAGTTGTtattgatataatatatatatatatatatatatatatatatatatatatatatatatatatatatatatatatatatatagaatatgccgggtggtgaattggaaaacgggccataggaaactcaatgtaaaattctaaactgtagAATTCCtgtttccctaattattttacatcaaaagacattagaaactatttgcagaggattgaaatctgtattgaaaacaactgttaaaattgttctacgaattaaacatattccaaaattttgtaaaaatgtaatacatttttcagtttttcagcccaaaattaggccacacacagtg
Proteins encoded in this window:
- the LOC114336595 gene encoding ribonuclease H2 subunit B; translation: MPRVKSSPKKCIKTNLQQPANSWIFLLKGEALELSDQYTGSGTPDIVTLRHPNTGESAVFLFSPANNSVQEVLTYNEGKRSWFIDETVKSDGKMHLSTPIDPIFLVLPYLKRYCTVQAKPLDQLLRDEEFPETERLLKSSGLKYLNLIADKKGDEELNAFKYNEEKTLIWLKKKTERVAEILKQKNINVSGGAISATYVKVTRGEPTDNEAYLRYAHGIVSEYLMDDLSQKLLRYMNLPEESQQSQNLKRKSLPLVGTNEPKKVKVEEEIKSSTSNILDLSKPDNKVSSKEKARAKAASGSKTISSFFKKA